One window from the genome of Bacteroidales bacterium encodes:
- a CDS encoding class I SAM-dependent methyltransferase, with product MEKKLHSHLDIWKGKYILRYVYTKWYKQIISDLKKEGKTIELGAGSGNFKEFKPDVISTDIENLPWLDMAFDAHKMPFKDEEIKNIVMIDVLHHLSNPILFFDESYRVLEKGGRILIIEPYISFFSNIVFKIFHPEPVIKNIDYFTKESVENKNPWDSNQAIAIQIFYKDIDKFKERFKNKFKIIKKIKSDCILYPLSGGFEKKQLIPDFLIPLFNIFEVILKPFCFLFAFRCYIVIEKNDCKKDNTMDS from the coding sequence ATGGAAAAAAAGCTACATTCTCATTTAGATATTTGGAAAGGAAAATATATACTCCGTTATGTTTATACAAAATGGTATAAACAAATAATTTCGGATTTAAAGAAAGAAGGAAAAACAATTGAGTTAGGCGCAGGAAGCGGTAATTTCAAAGAATTCAAGCCCGATGTAATTTCAACAGATATCGAAAACCTTCCATGGCTTGATATGGCATTTGATGCTCATAAAATGCCTTTTAAAGATGAAGAAATAAAAAATATTGTAATGATTGATGTTTTACATCATTTGTCAAATCCGATTTTATTTTTTGATGAATCTTACAGAGTTCTTGAAAAAGGCGGTAGAATATTAATAATTGAGCCATATATTTCATTTTTTTCAAATATTGTTTTTAAAATTTTTCATCCTGAGCCGGTTATTAAAAACATTGATTATTTTACAAAAGAATCTGTTGAAAATAAAAATCCATGGGATTCAAATCAGGCAATAGCAATTCAAATATTTTATAAGGATATTGATAAATTCAAAGAAAGATTTAAAAATAAATTTAAAATCATAAAAAAAATAAAATCCGATTGTATTTTGTACCCGTTATCAGGAGGATTTGAAAAAAAACAATTAATTCCCGATTTTCTTATTCCATTATTCAATATATTTGAAGTCATTTTAAAACCTTTTTGCTTCTTATTTGCATTCAGATGTTACATAGTTATTGAAAAAAATGATTGTAAAAAGGACAATACAATGGATAGTTAA
- a CDS encoding DUF58 domain-containing protein, whose protein sequence is MESNYILKQVQKFGNLELVAHQVVEGFITGLHKSPFHGFSVEFAEHRIYNPGESTKYIDWKLFARSDKLFVKRFEEETNLRCQLVIDNSTSMYYPEIEKPSIEVLNKISFSVYCAAVLIHLLKKQRDAFGLSLFSSELELHTPAKSSSVHQKILFAELEKILNNIANKNQKKTSAASVLHQIADSIHKRSLVVIFSDMLDNSEKSDELFNALQHLKHNKHEVILFHITDKKREIDFNFENRPYKFIDMETGDEVKTYPSEIKETYIKSITDYKNLIKLKCNQYKIDFVEIDINKGFRDVLITYLLKRERMK, encoded by the coding sequence TTGGAAAGCAATTATATTCTAAAGCAGGTTCAGAAGTTCGGAAACCTTGAATTAGTTGCCCATCAGGTTGTGGAAGGATTTATTACCGGTTTGCATAAAAGTCCGTTTCACGGATTTTCGGTTGAATTTGCCGAGCACAGAATTTATAATCCGGGTGAATCAACAAAATATATCGACTGGAAATTATTTGCCCGCAGCGATAAGCTTTTCGTAAAACGATTTGAGGAAGAAACCAATTTGCGCTGTCAGCTTGTAATTGACAATTCCACTTCGATGTATTACCCCGAAATTGAAAAACCTTCAATTGAAGTGCTGAATAAAATTTCCTTTTCGGTTTATTGTGCGGCAGTTCTGATTCACTTACTCAAAAAACAACGCGATGCCTTTGGATTAAGTTTGTTTTCTAGTGAACTTGAACTACACACACCCGCAAAATCAAGTTCCGTACATCAGAAAATTTTATTTGCCGAACTTGAAAAAATTCTCAATAATATTGCAAATAAAAATCAAAAGAAAACTTCTGCAGCATCGGTACTACATCAAATTGCCGACAGCATTCATAAACGTTCGCTTGTTGTTATTTTCAGCGATATGCTCGATAACTCGGAAAAAAGCGATGAGCTTTTTAATGCCCTGCAACATTTAAAACATAATAAGCACGAAGTAATTTTATTTCATATAACGGATAAAAAAAGAGAAATAGATTTTAATTTTGAAAACCGCCCATATAAATTCATTGACATGGAAACCGGCGATGAAGTGAAAACATATCCTTCGGAAATCAAGGAAACATACATAAAATCCATAACCGATTATAAAAATCTTATTAAACTAAAATGCAATCAATATAAAATTGATTTTGTGGAAATAGATATTAACAAGGGTTTTCGCGATGTTTTGATTACTTACTTGCTGAAAAGAGAAAGGATGAAATGA
- the trxA gene encoding thioredoxin, which produces MSVEITDLNFDEIVTKANKPVVIDFWAEWCGPCRMIGPILNELADEYEGKAIVGKVNVDNNPELSQKFGIRNIPTILFIKNGNVIDKQVGAASKSALKAKIDTLL; this is translated from the coding sequence ATGTCAGTAGAAATAACCGATTTAAATTTTGATGAAATCGTAACAAAAGCCAATAAGCCTGTAGTTATTGATTTCTGGGCTGAATGGTGCGGTCCTTGCAGAATGATAGGTCCGATTTTAAATGAACTTGCGGATGAATACGAAGGCAAAGCAATTGTAGGAAAAGTTAATGTTGACAATAATCCCGAACTTTCCCAAAAATTCGGTATCAGAAACATTCCAACAATTTTGTTTATCAAAAACGGAAATGTTATTGACAAGCAGGTAGGAGCAGCTTCAAAGTCAGCATTAAAAGCTAAAATTGACACATTGCTATAG